The DNA region TCATTTTCTTGAGCATCTAAATGCTTTGGAGAGATGCTTCGAATTTTGTTTCCCACCAATGTGAGACCACACCTAGAGTACTGTGTTTGAGCAGACAGCCCATGTATTGCCAGGAATAATAACACACTCTAACATGTCCAGCGTCTGAAACCAAAATTAATGTAGGGTCTTTCCAAGCTGCCTGACGATGAGCGCCTACAACGCCTTAACATTTTCTCAGAGCGCGAGGCGATTTCAAACTGGAATTCCGTATATCTAATAACGATTTGGGTGTCAAGATGTTTTATTTTGTGCTCACTCCCGAACTAATCATCTTTAAGGCCATAGCTGCGGTCTCATAAACATGGAGGGGGTCTCGTACCTCTCACCGAGTGTACAGTGTCTGGAACACCTTACCTGAACAAGTGTTATGAGGGATCCCAGCAAAAGAGCTTATTCAAGATACAACAGTACTCAAAGATATCATCAATATACCAAAAAGGATTAACACTACAAAGCTGTCTATCAGCAAAGTAAAAGATAACGGATTACAATACGAGTGGTATACTAAGTAACAAAATGTTAACAGCTGAtatgaaatgaatgttatttGTAAGCTGCTCTCTGAGATAACCATAAATGAGTTCACTTGATTATTAAAGATCCCTCTGCATGTGGTGAAATCGACGGTGTAAtgagaaagaacaaaccagatagtattatttattaattgtcCGGGCCAAAACTCCAACATAGTGTGGGAAGGCCTAAAAGGATGTTATAACACTATTATAATCTTCAAACAAAGGCGATGGCCAATAAAGCAGAAGAACAGACGGCGGAGATAGCGTTTATATTTTAACAGTCGTGGTAGTATGCCTATTTAACCAAAGAATTATATACGTTTCTTTACCATTGATATAGGGAAACAATGGATATTGAATATAAGtgtggtttttattttgtcgTTACAAAAATCATTGAGTATACATGTCACAATAGTGGTATCCATCCAATCGTTGAACACTTTCGAAAAAACGATGGACCTCCTCGAGAAAGCAAGGTGCAAGGATTATCACAGGTCTACCAACCTACtttccttattactgaagactgattaTTAAGCTGATAACTATATTGGAGATCGTTTTGAGGGCGGTAACTCAAACGTTAGTTGTACTTCTAATTACACGTATGTCTTTGTAAGGTTATCGCGTCAATTCTGTTCCTAATCTGGATACAAAAACGTCATCACCCACTTCCATGAAGCCTTGGTCTAATTAGTTCTCAAATGTTTTCCATTCTTTAGGCTGTGGGATTTCGTATGAAAAATTTCCAATATCAGTTGTAGACATTACATAATACTTCGACACGCCTCTTGATATAAAGTGATTTTAAACTGTATAAACATGCCTGGGAATGACTTGTCTGATATGTTCAACAGCATCCCTCCTGTCACCCGTTATTGGTTCTCGGggacaatattgttttcacttCTCGGtaaatttaatattattgatCCCATGCGTATGATTTTGTTGTGGAACAGAATGTATTCCCACTTCGAGGTTTGCTACTTATATAGTTTACCATTTTATAGATATGGAGGCCAATCACAGCTTTGTTGTTCTATCCAGTATCCCCATCAACTGGATTTCACTTCCTAATCAATCTGTACTTCTTGTATTCATACTCCTCTCGATTAGAGAATGGTTAGTTTACttaatttcaatattattttcaggTATGTTCCTCGGACGCACTGCAGATTATGTATTTATGTTTTTGTTCACTTGGCTAGCACTGGTGGTATCCTTTATCTGTAGTACTATTTTGCTATTCTAACGAAATTTGTAACACACTGTTATACAATTACTTTTTGTGTTTTAAGTCGACGTAAGACGGATTCTTCCTCTGAAATCTGTactgtttttttgtttaaaagtaaTCTGTCATTACTTCGAAATTGGACTCACTAATTTGCATGAAGATAACTTGAATCATCTGTCTCATACTTCGTCGTACTGGTTAGCTGATGGGTTTAGTTGGGATTGCAAGACATGTGAGAACAAGTGCTTTTTACCTGAATTATAAGTAGCGAATCTTAATGAAACATGCGTCTCCATCGTTAGTTGCTGAACTGTGACAGTTGAATTAAATGTTGTTGAATTCTCGCAGTTTATTTGGATTGACCCCAGTCAATGGTTATGAGGTTCAATTTATGGGGTTTCTAATAAAAGTTAGTTCAGTTATTATAAATTACCCAATGATCGTGAGAATATTTGTCCATGTTCACAAGATTTTCTTAACTGATCAACAGATTGTCAGTTTCTTGGCTTCATTTTACGTAAGTTAAATACCAGGGATTGCTTGTCataattttgtcatttcatatttCACTTATAGTCATAAGACCTTTTTGTCTATTTAATCTCAAAATACATTGTTTATCACATAAATGTAATGACGTATAAACGATAATGTTTTTCAGTATAGGGATTTGTGTACATTGTGGTATTTTCACAATTAAATTCACGAGTTGATCTAAGataaaccaccactgaaaacctagaagcactaaacACCTGTTTGGTCCTAATACAGgactcagcagtgagcatccatggcCCTGCACGCGGGACTCCAAGGGACCAAAGGGCCTGGGTCTGAGTTTACACATCAATTTGATGTACCTTAGTAAGTGGCTCTACCATGTTTAAAATGTCGTCCTTAAAATCACTGACTAGAGAGATATGTTAGTGGCTTTAGCTGTATATTTTACCTAGAAATGAATTCCGGTGACGAAATTAGGGCTGTGTAATAGAACTGTTACAGAAACAGGTGACTACGGAAATTTTAAAACCTACCATCACCATAAACTAAATGACGAGTGCATATAGAAAAGTTGTTCATGCGCAAGTTTCATACAGAGCTTTCTAAGTTAAACAAAACTCCCTGCAACATTTCTAGTAGCATAAATCGATATAGTTATCTGATCATTAACTTTACACCTGCGTGAAAATTACGTGTATAAGACTAGGAGGAGCCTATCTCTCCAATCGCTCTGAACAGCGAGCAGTTAAGAGTAGTCCAAAAGTTCGTATATTATGGGTAGTCGTATGAGTACTGATATTGGCGCGAGTGATAAGGTCATTCGCATGCTCACAATCACATACAACGTAGAACCCTAAACATACATGTGTTGAGTCGAATCGGCACACTAGAGCACAGCAAGGTGAAATCCTGAAATTAGTAACTGATTCAGTAGTAGTAGAGAAGATTCGAAAAAGGTTACGAGATTTCTGGCTTCAGAAAATAAGGAATGATAAGGAGTGGGTGCATCTGCTCCATTCATAATGATTCTAAACCATTTTACCAAAAGTCTAGCTGTGGGTtaagatttattcatttaaatacaaatatggGCACAGAGGGGCACCAAAATGTATCTGCACTACACAATAATATATTGTGAAGTGGCAAAGGTGATTACAATTAAAAAGAGCaatgaatataaattagtgttagtgaaataataatagtagaagcAGTTCGGTTGGGAAAAATACGAACAGAAAACATTCTTTCATTTAAAGTTGCTTTCACGTTTATGAAAAAAGTTACAACAGGTCGTCAAGTGCttctattttgagccatgtctgataacgtctcgAACTACTGTTACACTATCTCTAAGGTGTCAATCAGAGAGTCGTCGGGAACCGACAGGCCTCAGTCCTTTACAGCTCTCttccataccacgacaccatatcATACACTGgccgccttttataaccagaTCCAGCATCGGACAATAATTCACGATGTAGAATTCCCTTGGATGACTTCGTAGTATGTGTCAAAGCCACCGAAGTCAATATTTCAAGACGGTGACtgcaattggattatcgtcacTGTGCCAGGACACGTTACTTAACCTCTGCATTAATAACACGGTGTCGTCACTGAATGTTGGCAATCCGTCAGAGACAAACGGTGGTCAAACACAGAGTCGCCCAACCTCAGTTCGAAGaagccaggtttcacaagcgtGGAGCataactgctctcaccgacttGTGGATCCGACTTTTTTAGTCAGACTAACGTCACAAAGGCGCCACAGATGGCTCAGGTTAGCATAAGCCGCTCCAACCTTCGCTATACATGACCAGCCAAAATTTCTCTCGAAGAACTGGCCATCATTCAAGACGTCGGTAAATATGATTGATTGGCTGAGTCGAAAaaagcttccggtagttacccgATGCAACTGCTGTTTCCAACACTAGCACTGTGTGACAACCAAGCTCCTCTCTCCTTAAGCAGACTTTGCacagtattttagatattacaatcgtcaaactgattcctctgcaATTATCAAAAGAGGATTTTTATCCTCCCCTATAATTTAGAACGATCAGAGATTTAGACTGGTCAAATGAAATTAAGTCCAGTTCTCAAAATCTAGCTAAGAACTCAACCGCTAAAAGTGAACCATTATCCGTAAAGATCTCCAGAGTTAATTGCACAGGGACTTGTTACTCCTCCTCACTTTAGGCCAACTATAGTCTTTTCAACCTCCGTAAGAATAGTGGGACTTGTATCAATTTACTATGCAGGTTGTTTGGAGATGGCTAAGTTAAGAGTAGCTTGAAGCCAGCTGAACTACCCAAAATGTCCTCTCCATAGGCCTAATCTCCCTCATTGAGAGTGAATAATGGTCTCATCTTTTTCCAAAACAGTCTCGATAACAGCCATATTTTTACACCTTGAGTAGtttaaatagttgtctactgtTGTCTGTCGCCGTTGCCTTTTTCACCTTTTGTTTTCACTGCCCTCCACTGATCACAATCATTAAATACGCTTGTTGTCAATCTACGCTTAGTGTGTTTTCAGAGTCTAGTGTAATGAATTTCCGAGTATCTGTGCATTCAATATACACTACAGAAATCCGTTGGTGCTTCCTAACCTTATGGTTCAAGTCATCGATAGGTGTTAATAATGTTCCTTTATCTGTTTGAGAATCATGCTAGACCACATCGGGGTGAACGTTGCTTTCGTGCTTGCATTACCGCTTCTGTAGTTGTTCCTAAAATGCGTTCTTGACTTTTTCATCGTAAAGCTGAACTCCTGTTGTGACTTTTCTGCGTCCAGTAAAACGAAGGCAAACTCGTGCTTGCATTATGACGTAATCAGAGTCAAACACGTGCTCCAGAATTAGCGGTAGTTTTCTACTTAGCCTCTCTAATGATGACTGAGGGCAAGATAGTTTATCTGGACTCATCAATAGGTTTATTTTTGGGGTTGCCACTTTGGGCGATGTCTTTCCATATGCATAAATTTACTGCCTTCTATAAATAaacggttatctgagcatagttACGCCAAACCGTCATCATTATCTGTTCAATGGGCTGCGACACCGTGATATACACCCAAGTGCCTTTCAGTTTGAATATCAACTGGATTAACTTAAAAATAACTGCATTTAATATGCAAACTAATGAACATGATATACTCCGCAGTTTCTTTATAATCTTCAGATTTATGGTAGCTGTTTTTAATCCCAATAGTTGTCTTAAGTAGTTTTTCTAATGTGTAAATCAAATCTTCAGTTTATCAATCGTAAAACTAAACAATAAACTGTCATCCTTAACGGTCATAGATAGCTTGGTTAAATACTGACTATGAATCAATAGTTATTTATTATGTATGAAGTGAGATTAAGTGAATTATAGAGAACAATTTCAGTCAAAAAGCATTTTACAATTACTACAACATTATACCATGTAGTAATTTTTACTGCAATGTTCTCCATAAAACTAGGTGCTTCTGGAGCCAATGGTACTGACAGTGCTCTATATATGGAGTCAATTAAATCGTGATGTTATTGTCCAATTTTGGTTTGGTATGCAGTTCAAAGCAATGTACTTTCCGTGGGTCTTGGTAATATTTAACTTAATAGTGCGTGGGAGGTTAGTCTGTGTTTGTTTTATAAcaaaaattttatttgtaaCTGCAGTGCGATGATGGAACTGGTTGGAATAATCGTTGGACATCTTTACTACTTTTTCGTTTTCCAGTATCCCCAAGAGTATGGTGGTCAAGCTATATTAAAGACTCCTGGATTTCTGTAAGTAATTTCTCCATGTGGATACTGTATGTAATGTTCAACTTAATTCATATTGTAGTCACTGTATGATTAGTAATGTTAAAATTAACTTGGTTTGAAAAGCCCTGGAGAATCATTAACCAGTAAGACTTAGCTCATAATCCTATATACTTGAAAGGATGAATCAGAAGTTAAAGCGCCAGACTGCTATATTCGAGAACTCCACTGAACAATATAAATCACCCTTATATCCTCAAGTGTGCGTCAAAAGTGGAAACACAAAGTGATATTTTAGGACCCCATTCcatcaaaaatatatttcactaaATTAAAAAAGCAGACTACAGTTTTTTTGTGCTAACACTTAGCGCTCCCTATGTACTAGTGCAAAATAATCCAACTGCGTTCTGAAGCctaaaattaatcaaatttGACTTTTCATACAAATGCTAACTAACCACTTACTCTTTCTAAGTTCGGATCTTTAGCTACACTATGTTTTATTTGAGGAAACTATTGTACAGAAACGTTTTGTAACTTAAGTGTTATTAATATGTGTGAAAACCTTTGTTTATATCAACCCTATAGTTTTAACTACGAGAAAACGCAGACACTATTTTTCGCTATTCGACTTGCAAAAGCTTATGAGATTGAAAGTCAAGCTCATAAAAGTACGTCCAGTCTATATGGTATAAAGTAACTGCATGTCTGTAGTGTAAGAGAATTCAGATATGGAAAagcaatttattattttatacatatttaCGCAGTGCCTTCGTGAAGTACCAAAATCATACAATGAATACATCATATGTTtatcttccttcagttgtctTTTACAGACGTAATCATTCTTCCGGTCCTGTTGTCATTCCAATTGCTCTTCGTTTACCTCCCTCTCATGTTTACTTCATTCTTCTGCTGGTAAACATTCTACTTCAAATTCTTGCATCGTACTACTTATTTCTGTCTGCATAAGTAGTGCACACCATGGTTTGACTAACCAGGATAGAAAAACTCAAAAGGATATTAATCTATAAACTTGATATAACAGATGGTCTATAATATTTGTCTCTCACGTACAATAAGATGATACGTTAATACGATAATAAGACTAGCTACGTTATATTAGATCCGGGATTCTTGGCCCAGAATAGAGAACCGGAGTATAGACTAGAtaatactttatttaacacaattTCAAGCAGTCACTCTCAATAAGTCCGGAGTGGAAATCAATGACAAGGACGGAAATCACATCTTTAATTGTCAGTAAGCTGTATCTATTTGTACTCAGTGACCAACCATATCTCACTTTCACTACATCAAAAGCACATAGAATCCAGTTCAACACGTCACCAAAAAATGAAATGCGCAACTTAAGGTATAAATAATATTGTGAGAAAAAGGGAGTAAATATGAAGCAAAGGAGagaaaacaaacataaaataattaacaagggcATTACATAATAAGAAATACAGTTCAGTTAAAAATTTAGTCGATTAGCGCTGTCGCTGCTATGACACTTAGTGCAACAACCCCACACATGCTGAATGAAGGTGCCTCAGGGTTTTTCGGACAAGCACACGTAAAATAATCCCTTCGAATCTACAGATGAAAAGCGGTCTTTTAGTGCTTCTGTAATGATGAATACAGATTCAGAGGTATAAGAGACGTCAATACCGAGGCTTTGCAAAGCATAGTCAAACCTTTCCGTTGTTCTATCTACGAACTCTGAAGGAGGCCAGTTTGATTGGGAAACGAAGGTTTAGAAAAGTTGCATTAAGAATTCTATCTACTAAAAGCATCCATAAATTCGACCGAACAACAGCTTCAAACCGTTGAAACAGGACAGAACTTTCACCGTAGACAAGCTGCTAGGTTAATTGAAACAAAAAAGGATACACAAAATGTTGATAATGAGGAACGGATAAGTGACCAATGTAAAGTACAAATAATATATAGATGAACGAATAAACAGAccaaaaaatattttacaacAGTAATTATCCTTTTATTCGTGTTTGGGTCGAGATATGACAGGGCCGCTTAAACAGATTGTTTTTCCTAAGAAACAACTTCCCTAGCCTTCGGTCAAAAGGCCTAATATACGGAGCTGTGAAAAAACGTTAGGAGACGCAGTCCTGTTGTAGGGAGTGACTAAAATATGTTTATACGTCATTCCCTTATGGATCAAGGAGTCAATGTCGAcaaatgccatggtacggccAAGGGTGGTGGGAGCCAACTGTCCCTTTCAAAAtactcacatggccatgcgtatacacccactgtcagggaagtcctactcactgcctgcTCGTGTCTGGAATGCTGTTTAAGAAATTGAAAGAACGAGAAGCGAATGACCGGCGCCCCAACTGGGTTAGTGGACACAgggtctacctaggggagttggaaaaccctgatttcaaaccagtggtgcacgtgggctccaggatcctgagggatcaaatggcatatgaacctattgttggtcatcggctaccatgggttTGCATCTCCTAGCGTTGCTCGACTGCCTTACGTATTAGACATCtagatcgaaggctcggggtgtggccgcctaagaaaaccaccatCTTTAGCTCCCGAGCAGTAACCCAGACCTTATTCAAATTGAAtcatttgtgtggcgcatatatgtttGGTACcaccttgtactaatatttatgtgttttaataaaaagaaatgtcgatcattggtttggaatcagggttttccactTCCTCCAGGTGGAATCCTCAATATCCACCAATCTGGTCTAAGCGCTGGATATTTGTTTTCAGTCATTTTACTCATAAAGAACgttcgccacgagaaggcagtgagtacgGTAATAGATAATTTTAGAATGTGTCATTGGTCTGTGGTATTTATTCTCATCATAATTCATTAGTGAAAGATTATTTAATTTGTACCAGAAATCTGAAGATTTCGCACCGGTTGTTTTGGAAATAACCATTAACTTAAAAATATAGCTAACAGTGAAATAAGATTGCTTTTCTGGACATGTACAAACATAGTGTCAAGCCTATCTGAACTGCGTAATACTCGTCAAAATTCTAAAAATAGTCAGCAAGATGCCTAAATTAGCAACAGAACAATTGCACAGGCGACAATTAGGGAAACACACGCGCTGTTTTTCCAAGCAAGTCACGTTTTGTAATCCATACATATGATGAGTAACTACGACCTGAAATCTGAGTGTCTCAATTGTGTGCCTCACTATGGTTGTTGAAAATCTCTTTACTGTGACTTTAAAACTCAATTTATTTAGACTTGCTGAATCATTTACTTACTAGTACTTAGCTATCtgaataattgaaaatattgtGCTCGATTTCGATATACTTTAGATTGACTGGTTCTGGTTGATCTAATTTGAATTAAGTATTTTTTTACCTGTGCGCAAAATCGTTACTGTTTTAAGCGATACCactaaataaacag from Schistosoma haematobium chromosome ZW, whole genome shotgun sequence includes:
- the DERL1_1 gene encoding Derlin 1 (EggNog:ENOG410VCHA~COG:J), with product MPGNDLSDMFNSIPPVTRYWFSGTILFSLLGKFNIIDPMRMILLWNRMYSHFEIWRPITALLFYPVSPSTGFHFLINLYFLYSYSSRLENGMFLGRTADYVFMFLFTWLALVIVSFLASFYVLLEPMVLTVLYIWSQLNRDVIVQFWFGMQFKAMYFPWVLVIFNLIVRGSAMMELVGIIVGHLYYFFVFQYPQEYGGQAILKTPGFLYRLFPNQRGITTGFGEAPRARQPTTITGRFPGHGRVLGNDE
- the DERL1_1 gene encoding Derlin 1, variant 2 (EggNog:ENOG410VCHA~COG:J), producing the protein MEANHSFVVLSSIPINWISLPNQSVLLVFILLSIREWLVYLISILFSGMFLGRTADYVFMFLFTWLALVIVSFLASFYVLLEPMVLTVLYIWSQLNRDVIVQFWFGMQFKAMYFPWVLVIFNLIVRGSAMMELVGIIVGHLYYFFVFQYPQEYGGQAILKTPGFLYRLFPNQRGITTGFGEAPRARQPTTITGRFPGHGRVLGNDE